A stretch of Patescibacteria group bacterium DNA encodes these proteins:
- a CDS encoding phosphatase PAP2 family protein: MINLLIVFTAQYAFLVSVLVLLIFLVKTSGQTRKRLIILALMSFIFSYLLAKISAMFIYDPRPFVTSHVQPLFPHTPDNGFPSDHTLLTTAIAAVIFAFNKRLGAFLFALALVIGLARILAHVHQPLDIISSVLIAVGMTLVSNRLLDRLMKAPKQ, from the coding sequence GTGATTAATCTGCTGATTGTTTTTACTGCCCAATATGCTTTTCTGGTTAGTGTTTTGGTTTTGTTGATTTTTCTGGTAAAAACAAGTGGTCAAACTAGAAAAAGATTAATAATTTTGGCGCTAATGTCATTTATTTTTTCCTATCTTTTGGCTAAAATTTCAGCAATGTTCATTTACGATCCCCGCCCATTTGTGACTTCGCATGTCCAACCGCTATTTCCTCACACTCCCGATAATGGTTTCCCTTCAGATCATACCCTTTTAACCACAGCCATTGCCGCCGTGATTTTTGCTTTTAACAAGAGGTTGGGGGCATTTCTTTTTGCCTTGGCTCTGGTTATTGGTTTGGCTCGGATTTTGGCTCATGTCCACCAACCATTGGATATTATTAGCTCGGTTCTTATTGCTGTTGGGATGACCTTAGTTTCAAACCGATTATTAGACCGGCTGATGAAAGCGCCAAAGCAGTAA
- a CDS encoding D-alanine--D-alanine ligase encodes MRKLKVAILFGGRSAEHEVSSQSAKNVLAALDRKKYAITPLLIPKNGKFNFEQLKKFDVVFPVLHGTNGEDGTMQGLLKILNIPFVGAGVLGSAVGMDKEVQKRLLRDAGIPTAKFQVFDHRPLTTDYSKVKYPCFVKPANTGSSVGISKVHNQKELAKATKLAFQYDRKILIEETIDGRELEISVLGNENPIASLPGEVLPSHEFYDYDAKYISPTKTEIPARITKKQITKIQDLAIKTYKVLCCEGMARVDMFLKPNGEVLINEINTIPGFTNISMYPKLWEVSGLPYSKLLDKLITLALDRNKSESALKSSYKI; translated from the coding sequence ATGCGCAAGCTTAAAGTTGCCATTCTTTTCGGCGGGCGGTCGGCAGAACACGAAGTCTCATCGCAGTCGGCAAAAAATGTCTTGGCCGCTCTGGACCGGAAAAAATATGCCATTACTCCCCTGCTTATCCCCAAAAACGGAAAGTTTAATTTCGAACAACTGAAGAAATTCGATGTGGTTTTTCCTGTTCTGCACGGAACAAACGGCGAAGATGGAACTATGCAAGGATTATTAAAAATACTAAATATCCCTTTTGTAGGCGCCGGCGTTTTGGGCTCAGCCGTGGGCATGGATAAAGAGGTGCAAAAGAGATTACTGCGGGATGCGGGGATTCCCACAGCAAAGTTTCAAGTGTTTGACCACCGGCCACTGACTACTGACTACAGCAAAGTAAAATACCCGTGTTTTGTTAAACCGGCAAACACCGGATCGTCGGTGGGAATTTCTAAAGTTCATAATCAGAAAGAATTGGCTAAAGCGACAAAACTTGCTTTTCAATATGACCGGAAAATACTAATTGAAGAAACCATCGATGGCCGGGAATTGGAAATTTCTGTTTTGGGAAATGAAAATCCCATCGCTTCTCTGCCCGGCGAAGTTTTACCCAGCCATGAATTTTATGACTATGATGCTAAATACATTTCACCAACAAAAACTGAAATCCCTGCGAGAATAACCAAGAAACAAATTACCAAGATACAAGACTTAGCCATTAAAACCTACAAGGTTTTGTGTTGTGAAGGGATGGCCCGGGTGGATATGTTCTTAAAACCGAACGGTGAAGTACTTATTAATGAGATCAATACTATTCCCGGATTTACCAATATCAGCATGTACCCCAAACTCTGGGAAGTTTCCGGATTACCCTACTCTAAATTATTAGACAAACTTATTACCCTCGCCCTTGACCGCAACAAGAGCGAATCTGCCCTCAAAAGTTCATATAAGATATAA
- a CDS encoding Mur ligase family protein — protein sequence MKRILSRFILEYLKFFAKLKLSQIKPVIIGVTGSAGKSSAVAAIEAVLKEKYKVKTTGTTNSESGIPLAILGLKMTDYSPLDWLRVLVMAPIHTFQISNFKFQILVCEMGIDDLKAPKNMEYLLTIVKPKIGVFLNALPVHTQQMGSVENIFKEKSKLISSLPADGTAVVNSDLPEIPTKAKVVKFKDDGTSTPAAVAVGEIFGVNKKTSLQYLATSYQLPPGRWQLFDGINDSTIIDSSYNSSPVPTTNALKRLAGCKGRKIAVLGDMRELGSLAEKSHKEVFRTARECANVIVTVGPLWKQYAKTPYQFDNFSQAGKFLQEFIKPKDVVLFKGSQNTIFLEGAVEMCLANKTDSSKLCRRGKFWNKQRAVYAQA from the coding sequence ATGAAAAGGATTTTATCTCGCTTCATCCTCGAATACCTCAAATTTTTTGCCAAGCTTAAACTTTCCCAAATCAAGCCGGTGATTATCGGAGTAACGGGCAGCGCCGGAAAAAGTTCGGCGGTCGCCGCCATCGAGGCCGTTTTAAAAGAAAAATACAAGGTTAAGACTACAGGAACTACAAATTCAGAGTCAGGTATCCCCCTGGCTATCCTCGGCCTGAAAATGACTGATTACTCCCCTCTCGACTGGCTCAGAGTCCTAGTTATGGCTCCGATTCATACATTTCAAATTTCAAATTTCAAATTTCAAATTTTGGTGTGTGAGATGGGTATTGACGATCTCAAGGCTCCAAAAAATATGGAGTACTTGTTAACAATTGTAAAACCAAAAATCGGAGTCTTCCTCAACGCTCTCCCCGTTCACACTCAACAAATGGGATCAGTGGAAAATATTTTTAAAGAGAAAAGTAAACTAATCTCTTCTTTACCGGCCGACGGCACGGCGGTGGTAAATAGCGATTTACCTGAGATTCCTACTAAAGCCAAAGTGGTGAAATTTAAAGACGACGGCACCTCAACTCCGGCAGCTGTGGCAGTAGGTGAAATATTTGGAGTTAATAAAAAAACCAGTCTCCAATATCTAGCTACCAGCTACCAGCTACCGCCGGGCCGGTGGCAGTTATTTGATGGAATAAATGACAGTACAATAATTGATTCCAGCTACAATTCTTCTCCTGTTCCCACGACAAACGCCTTAAAAAGGCTTGCAGGTTGCAAAGGCCGCAAGATTGCCGTTCTGGGAGATATGCGCGAGCTCGGCAGTTTAGCGGAAAAATCTCACAAAGAGGTCTTTCGCACGGCCAGAGAATGTGCCAATGTTATTGTTACCGTCGGCCCCTTATGGAAACAGTATGCCAAAACGCCGTACCAATTCGATAATTTTTCTCAAGCCGGAAAATTTTTACAGGAGTTTATTAAGCCGAAAGATGTCGTCTTATTTAAGGGCTCGCAAAATACCATCTTTTTAGAAGGCGCGGTGGAAATGTGTCTTGCGAATAAGACCGATTCTTCCAAACTCTGCCGCCGGGGAAAGTTTTGGAACAAACAAAGAGCTGTTTATGCGCAAGCTTAA
- the rpmG gene encoding 50S ribosomal protein L33 produces MAKAEATVKLGLVCAVCGTLNYLTSKNKLENKDKLVLKKYCRKCKKHTEHKEREKLK; encoded by the coding sequence ATGGCAAAAGCAGAAGCAACTGTTAAATTGGGTCTTGTGTGTGCCGTTTGCGGTACCTTGAACTATCTGACCTCCAAGAATAAATTGGAGAACAAGGATAAACTCGTGCTCAAAAAGTATTGCCGCAAGTGCAAAAAACACACGGAACACAAAGAAAGAGAAAAGCTGAAGTAA
- a CDS encoding alpha/beta fold hydrolase has protein sequence MILAYMLRTWLAGVLLAVVSFLSPAVPQIKQIAPLPLKQYTFANLHQREFKPSSINITQKIKDGQKYSVWEFWFNSDGKKASGTINLPAGVATTSAFTKPAIVMLHGFVDGDYYPGYGTEHLAAVLAQNGFVTFAPDYLGYGSSDKPSADVFEERFQTYTVTLNLIASVRQYQKNLGLWGHSNGGQIALSVLEISGQNIPTVLWAPVSKPFPYNILFYTDTFDDQGKTLRRELAQFEQNYDVEDYSTPNFFDWLNAPIMLQQGSADTLVPQGWSDQLSQTLKGKKKDVTYKVYSGNDHNMLPGWDKAAQDAVNFFKKTLSSS, from the coding sequence ATGATTTTAGCATATATGCTTAGGACTTGGCTGGCAGGAGTGCTTTTGGCAGTAGTTTCTTTTCTGTCTCCGGCGGTTCCTCAGATTAAACAAATCGCCCCATTGCCGCTCAAACAATATACTTTTGCCAATTTACACCAGCGGGAATTCAAACCATCGAGTATAAATATTACTCAAAAAATTAAAGATGGTCAGAAATATTCTGTCTGGGAGTTCTGGTTTAATTCCGACGGCAAAAAAGCGAGCGGAACCATTAATCTCCCGGCGGGCGTGGCCACTACCAGCGCTTTCACCAAACCGGCCATTGTTATGCTTCACGGCTTTGTTGATGGTGACTATTACCCCGGCTACGGCACGGAGCATCTGGCGGCAGTTCTGGCCCAAAACGGCTTTGTCACTTTCGCCCCGGACTATCTGGGCTATGGCAGTTCGGACAAACCCAGTGCCGATGTCTTTGAAGAAAGATTTCAAACCTATACGGTCACGCTGAATTTAATAGCATCTGTCCGGCAGTATCAGAAGAATTTAGGCCTGTGGGGTCATTCTAACGGCGGGCAGATTGCCCTGTCGGTTCTGGAAATAAGCGGCCAAAATATCCCGACGGTTTTGTGGGCTCCGGTTTCTAAACCTTTCCCGTACAACATCTTGTTTTACACCGATACTTTCGACGACCAGGGAAAAACTCTCCGCCGTGAGCTGGCGCAATTTGAACAAAATTATGATGTGGAAGATTATTCCACCCCCAACTTTTTTGACTGGTTAAACGCGCCGATAATGCTTCAACAAGGCTCCGCAGATACGCTGGTGCCCCAAGGCTGGTCGGACCAGTTAAGCCAAACACTTAAAGGCAAGAAAAAAGATGTTACCTATAAAGTTTATTCGGGCAATGATCACAACATGCTGCCGGGGTGGGATAAAGCCGCGCAAGACGCGGTGAATTTCTTTAAAAAGACCTTGTCTAGTTCGTGA
- a CDS encoding CvpA family protein translates to MSSDFPALHGNWVDLVILIFLALYAVNGFRRGFFALLIDMGSFIGAFLLALKFYPFAAQLFIANFSFSLSLANATGFLITAIISELILAHLLLKLYLRVPPKILESFENHMSGIIPAIIDGLIILAFIIAVLISLPVSPGLKRNIIDSRIGGKVYEETVALEQTMGRIFGGAVEETLNFLTVRPTGSDTVDLHFSTTNTSIDTAGELEMLNFVNSQRQSAHLAPLTLDSKLTEIARNHSKDMFARGYFSHISPDGASPFDRMHAAGIFFLAAGENIAYAPTTNLADIGLINSPEHRANILSPDFHKIGVGVIDAGVYGKMFTQDFTN, encoded by the coding sequence ATGTCTTCCGACTTCCCGGCCCTGCATGGCAACTGGGTGGATTTAGTCATCCTGATATTTTTAGCCTTATATGCTGTCAACGGTTTCCGGCGCGGTTTCTTTGCCCTCCTAATCGACATGGGCAGTTTTATCGGCGCCTTTTTGCTAGCCCTGAAATTCTACCCGTTTGCCGCCCAGCTTTTTATCGCCAACTTTTCTTTTTCCCTAAGTCTGGCCAACGCCACCGGGTTTTTAATTACAGCTATTATCAGTGAACTGATTCTCGCCCACTTGCTTTTGAAGCTCTACCTCCGCGTGCCGCCGAAAATCCTGGAATCCTTCGAGAACCATATGTCAGGCATTATTCCGGCCATTATTGACGGGCTGATTATCCTGGCTTTTATTATTGCTGTTTTAATTTCCCTGCCCGTCTCGCCGGGACTAAAGAGGAATATTATTGACTCCCGGATTGGCGGAAAAGTGTATGAAGAAACGGTCGCTTTGGAGCAAACCATGGGACGGATTTTTGGCGGCGCTGTTGAGGAAACCCTCAACTTTTTAACCGTCCGGCCGACCGGCAGCGACACAGTCGACCTGCATTTTTCGACGACCAATACGAGTATCGACACTGCCGGAGAACTGGAAATGCTTAATTTTGTTAATAGTCAGCGCCAATCGGCCCACCTGGCGCCGCTGACTCTGGACAGCAAACTTACTGAAATCGCCCGCAATCATTCGAAAGATATGTTTGCCCGCGGCTACTTTTCCCACATCAGCCCCGACGGAGCTAGCCCTTTTGACCGAATGCATGCCGCCGGGATTTTCTTTTTGGCCGCCGGGGAAAATATTGCCTATGCCCCGACAACTAATTTAGCGGATATCGGCTTGATTAACTCTCCCGAGCATCGGGCCAATATTTTGTCACCGGACTTTCATAAAATTGGAGTCGGCGTTATCGACGCGGGGGTGTATGGAAAGATGTTTACGCAGGACTTCACGAACTAG
- a CDS encoding class I SAM-dependent methyltransferase — protein MLIFLYGLEILVVLGVFIFVVINGYSIIWGAPYVSSTDNRVRKMVAMLGLKKGARVADLGAGNGIIVRELLAKGYDAYGYEISPWLVWRSGLRNRIFLQDYWRADLSGYQAITVYGIPYIMKRLEKKLWKELPKGTKIVSSSFKFPGKKPIKENGFVYLYKI, from the coding sequence ATGCTGATTTTCCTCTATGGCCTCGAAATTTTAGTAGTCCTTGGCGTCTTTATTTTTGTTGTCATTAACGGCTATTCGATTATCTGGGGCGCGCCCTATGTTTCGAGCACCGATAACCGGGTCAGAAAAATGGTGGCCATGCTGGGACTCAAGAAGGGGGCGCGGGTCGCGGATCTGGGCGCCGGCAATGGGATAATTGTCAGAGAATTGTTGGCGAAGGGTTACGACGCTTACGGCTACGAAATTAGTCCCTGGCTGGTTTGGCGCTCGGGACTACGAAACCGGATATTTTTGCAAGACTACTGGCGGGCCGATCTTTCCGGTTATCAGGCCATAACTGTCTATGGCATTCCCTATATCATGAAGCGGCTGGAGAAAAAGCTCTGGAAGGAACTGCCTAAAGGAACCAAAATTGTCAGTTCGTCGTTTAAGTTTCCCGGCAAGAAGCCGATTAAAGAGAACGGCTTTGTGTATTTGTATAAAATTTGA
- a CDS encoding site-2 protease family protein, which yields MFILQFAILIYSVILHEISHGWVADRLGDPTARLSRRLTLNPLPHIDPVMTIALPLILIVTGSPVVFGAAKPVPIDPFNFRDPKKDTALTAAAGPVTNIIIALLFSIVLRISDIFIIDPALLSFIQSLCFYGVEINVVLAVFNLLPVPPLDGSKVLAGLLPDDLAAAFLSLERFGLLFIFIILFLFSGIINDIVLPITQTLLRLLLP from the coding sequence ATGTTTATCCTTCAGTTCGCAATCCTCATCTACTCCGTGATTCTTCACGAGATTTCTCACGGCTGGGTTGCCGACCGACTGGGTGATCCAACAGCCAGATTGTCTCGGCGGCTCACACTTAATCCTCTTCCTCACATTGACCCGGTCATGACTATTGCGTTGCCTTTAATCCTAATTGTGACCGGCTCGCCGGTAGTTTTTGGCGCGGCCAAACCCGTGCCCATTGATCCCTTTAATTTTCGTGATCCCAAAAAGGATACAGCTTTGACAGCAGCTGCCGGGCCAGTAACAAACATCATAATTGCTCTTTTATTTAGTATTGTCTTACGGATAAGCGATATCTTCATCATCGACCCCGCCCTATTATCTTTTATTCAAAGTCTTTGTTTTTACGGAGTGGAAATTAATGTGGTCTTGGCTGTTTTCAACTTGCTCCCCGTTCCGCCGTTGGACGGCTCAAAGGTTTTGGCGGGGTTACTTCCGGATGATCTGGCTGCAGCTTTCTTAAGTTTAGAGCGTTTCGGTCTGCTATTTATTTTTATCATTCTTTTCTTGTTTAGCGGCATTATCAACGATATAGTTCTTCCCATTACTCAAACCCTTCTTCGTTTGCTGTTACCGTAA
- the rpmB gene encoding 50S ribosomal protein L28, which produces MLVCEICGKGAQYGHNIRHTHTGQWEKRASKTRRIFLPNIQKGKVFLNGKIQNVRACASCLAKYKVKYAPAHA; this is translated from the coding sequence ATGTTAGTTTGTGAAATTTGCGGTAAAGGTGCGCAATACGGCCATAATATCCGCCACACTCATACCGGACAGTGGGAAAAACGGGCTTCCAAGACCCGGCGGATTTTCCTGCCTAATATTCAAAAAGGGAAGGTGTTTCTAAACGGTAAAATTCAAAATGTCCGGGCTTGCGCCTCGTGCCTGGCTAAGTACAAAGTAAAGTACGCTCCTGCCCATGCCTAA
- the def gene encoding peptide deformylase: MAPNEILRQATKPVNPAMAGLAKIIEEMKHVLVSQKDPEGVGLAANQVGLPYRLFLARFDTKKSSPVYTFINPEIVDHSEQFQPEDKKAPLEGCLSVPKYYGVVKRYQWLVVKYQNEKFEMKNEKFSGFPATVIQHEMDHLNGKIFVERILEQNGRLYKTNGKDKKGKEEWEEVEL; this comes from the coding sequence ATGGCTCCAAATGAAATTTTGCGCCAGGCTACCAAGCCTGTGAATCCGGCCATGGCGGGACTGGCAAAAATTATCGAAGAAATGAAGCATGTTTTGGTCTCCCAGAAAGATCCGGAAGGAGTCGGGCTGGCGGCAAACCAGGTCGGGCTGCCCTACCGGTTATTTTTGGCTAGGTTTGACACCAAAAAAAGTTCGCCCGTCTACACTTTTATTAATCCGGAAATTGTCGACCATAGCGAACAGTTCCAGCCGGAAGACAAGAAGGCCCCGCTGGAAGGCTGTCTCTCGGTGCCGAAATACTACGGCGTTGTTAAGCGTTATCAGTGGCTCGTGGTCAAATACCAAAATGAAAAATTCGAAATGAAAAATGAAAAATTCAGCGGCTTTCCTGCGACGGTCATCCAGCACGAAATGGACCATCTCAACGGCAAAATCTTTGTCGAGCGAATCTTGGAACAAAATGGCAGGCTGTACAAAACTAACGGCAAAGACAAAAAAGGCAAAGAGGAATGGGAAGAAGTGGAACTCTAA
- a CDS encoding prenyltransferase, with the protein MNKNWLQVFRIREVLPGASTLFIAALDTGVFIPLSRLILLAAGFIGIYFSAFLINELVDSFDTDLHNPERSKGIIKHGVSRQFTLVSFLITAILGIAILAGQGLIWIALVGFLILFAYSAPIIRLKQWPFLELAAVTVGCALLPYVAYYQLAGIPFTWHEWLVMAFFSLGFPAIQLVNEGADIDADRQAGIHTTAVILGERNNLILIEILAFLSAILGFVTMFITLHWWYMYIVTLIFFLFTAAQFGLTIYHNRARLHELLRTGEHFGVFASDLGAIIMVIIFTVYYFAGFIYK; encoded by the coding sequence ATGAATAAGAATTGGTTACAAGTCTTTCGGATTCGCGAAGTCTTGCCCGGGGCGAGCACTTTGTTTATTGCCGCCTTAGATACGGGAGTCTTTATTCCCTTGTCCAGGTTAATTCTTTTGGCTGCCGGGTTTATCGGGATTTATTTCAGCGCCTTTTTAATTAACGAACTGGTGGATTCGTTCGATACGGATTTGCATAACCCCGAACGGTCAAAGGGCATTATCAAACACGGGGTTTCCCGCCAGTTTACCCTTGTGTCTTTTCTGATTACAGCCATTTTAGGAATCGCGATATTAGCAGGGCAAGGATTAATCTGGATTGCTCTGGTTGGCTTTTTAATTCTTTTCGCTTATTCCGCGCCGATCATCCGGCTAAAGCAATGGCCGTTCTTGGAGTTGGCCGCCGTTACCGTCGGCTGTGCCCTGCTGCCGTATGTGGCTTACTACCAACTGGCCGGAATTCCTTTCACCTGGCATGAGTGGCTGGTCATGGCTTTTTTCTCTCTGGGCTTTCCGGCCATTCAACTGGTTAACGAAGGAGCCGACATTGACGCTGACAGGCAAGCTGGAATTCACACCACGGCGGTTATTCTCGGCGAAAGAAATAACCTTATTCTGATTGAAATTCTGGCTTTCTTATCCGCTATCCTTGGCTTTGTCACCATGTTTATCACGCTCCACTGGTGGTACATGTACATTGTCACGCTTATCTTTTTCCTTTTCACCGCCGCCCAGTTCGGCTTAACGATTTATCATAACCGCGCCCGGCTCCACGAACTCCTGCGCACCGGCGAGCACTTTGGTGTCTTTGCCTCGGATTTAGGCGCGATTATTATGGTCATTATTTTTACTGTTTACTACTTCGCCGGTTTTATATATAAATAG
- a CDS encoding sugar phosphate isomerase/epimerase: protein MALGKPMTPKQKWLAQRLILPAGILPPAVTYADLKTNAQSVQKTGVAGIEYDLLMDQDVQKIKTSAIGNKILAVHAPFPFFGHASFKNNMALINLATIILYGKNWIKNENFRETVDKTCAFAKNLGAKITVFHTYHLDHHDLGGSLAYLAEAEKKFGVTVTMEHEAAYAYDWETHPWKYFKKIDGSIDWTTNPLKMLAVLDKERPQKKFALCLDTCSLISLKMPLLSTLKKVYPRLGHLHMANSLPGFDLATEINSPEDTEIVRWLYDQKYSGLITAEINMTEGKKEELIGQIYGASSILRFPVFKQQAVKNAQAHLENSCRYLLNNI, encoded by the coding sequence ATGGCTCTCGGAAAACCCATGACTCCCAAACAAAAATGGCTGGCCCAAAGACTGATTCTCCCCGCCGGTATTTTGCCACCGGCGGTCACTTATGCCGATTTAAAAACCAATGCCCAGTCAGTGCAAAAAACCGGCGTCGCCGGGATTGAATATGATCTCCTCATGGACCAGGATGTTCAAAAGATAAAAACTTCCGCTATCGGCAATAAAATTCTCGCCGTCCACGCGCCTTTTCCTTTTTTCGGCCACGCTTCGTTTAAGAATAATATGGCCCTTATTAACCTGGCGACAATTATCCTTTATGGCAAGAACTGGATTAAAAACGAAAATTTCCGGGAAACCGTCGACAAAACCTGCGCTTTTGCCAAAAACCTGGGTGCAAAAATCACAGTTTTTCATACTTATCACCTTGACCACCATGATTTGGGTGGCAGTTTAGCCTATTTGGCCGAAGCCGAAAAGAAGTTTGGCGTGACAGTAACCATGGAGCACGAGGCAGCCTACGCTTATGACTGGGAAACTCATCCCTGGAAGTACTTTAAAAAAATTGACGGCAGTATTGACTGGACTACTAACCCACTTAAAATGCTGGCGGTGTTAGACAAGGAGCGTCCCCAAAAAAAATTCGCCCTTTGCCTGGACACCTGTTCTTTAATCAGTTTGAAAATGCCGTTACTTTCGACACTTAAGAAAGTTTACCCCCGCCTGGGCCACCTCCACATGGCTAACAGTCTTCCCGGTTTCGATCTGGCTACCGAGATCAATAGCCCCGAAGATACCGAAATTGTCCGCTGGCTTTACGACCAAAAATATTCCGGCTTGATTACCGCCGAAATTAACATGACCGAAGGAAAGAAAGAAGAATTAATCGGCCAGATCTACGGCGCCAGTTCTATTTTGCGCTTCCCGGTATTTAAACAACAGGCAGTTAAGAATGCCCAAGCCCATCTGGAAAATTCCTGCCGCTATTTATTGAATAATATTTGA
- a CDS encoding O-antigen ligase family protein, with the protein MNLIGLSDLIISASFYLLFFLVPLVFSSQTSELFEYNKMMLVYALTVVVAGAWLIKMIAAKKFVYRRSFLEIPLILYLGAHVLSTIFSIDPHISVWGYYSRFHEGLLASASYILLYFAAVSNLTKDHIKKILLISFASAVIVSLWGAMEHFGHSPSCLLITGKFSDDCWVQDVQGRVFATLGQPNWMAAYLDVLLLSVLGFLFSATRLPVLSSLFKTDNRQLKTDYRKIILFILLALLYFAALLFTKSRSGYLGVAAGLGALVFLLLRLSPKIKIGLAITGLVILTVVGWQWYQRLPAPGPGVTDSEAIRKPVWEGAVKVWERYPVFGSGVETFAYSFYKDRPVSKNLDSEWDFLYNKAHNEYLNLLATTGSVGMLAYLLIIGSFAVWIFKTMKQSNNVMIIAALAAAWVTILVTNFFGFSVVVIGLYFFLIPAFALILQEEQFNNIAMKQPSPGVGSWLAVGTISFVGLLLELSLWNMWTADKAYALGKNLDQVNDYVQAYPQLQAAVTANPDEPTFRDELAYNQAVLASALFTQINSATNSAIASLSAQEKFSLQSPQLGASVNDLINEAITNSDQTIATSPDSLPFWKDRTKMFYALSTIDQKYFQPALDSLKTATELAPTDAKVWYNYGMLLGRTGNLSAGIKVLENTISLKPDYRDAYYTLGLLYAQAGDKTHAKAEMEYIINHIGADQEAIKWLSENP; encoded by the coding sequence GTGAATCTGATCGGTCTTTCCGATTTAATTATTTCCGCCTCATTTTACCTGCTGTTTTTCCTGGTACCACTGGTGTTTTCTTCCCAGACCTCGGAGCTTTTCGAATATAACAAAATGATGTTGGTTTACGCTTTAACGGTAGTCGTGGCCGGAGCGTGGCTGATCAAGATGATCGCCGCCAAAAAGTTCGTCTACCGGCGCAGTTTTTTGGAGATTCCTCTAATTCTATATTTGGGCGCTCATGTTCTCTCAACAATTTTTAGCATTGACCCGCATATTTCAGTTTGGGGCTATTATTCCCGCTTCCATGAGGGCCTCTTAGCCAGCGCTTCGTATATTTTGCTTTATTTCGCCGCCGTTTCCAATCTGACTAAAGATCATATTAAAAAAATCCTCTTAATTTCCTTCGCCTCGGCCGTCATCGTTTCGCTTTGGGGCGCGATGGAGCACTTCGGCCATTCGCCGTCGTGTTTACTGATTACCGGAAAGTTTAGTGATGACTGCTGGGTTCAGGATGTCCAGGGCCGGGTCTTTGCTACTTTGGGCCAGCCCAACTGGATGGCAGCGTATCTGGATGTTCTCCTGTTATCAGTTCTCGGTTTTCTGTTTTCAGCTACCCGTTTACCAGTTCTCAGTTCTCTGTTTAAAACTGACAACCGACAACTGAAAACCGATTACCGGAAAATTATTTTATTTATTTTATTGGCTTTACTTTATTTTGCAGCTTTGCTTTTCACCAAGTCCCGTTCCGGTTACCTTGGCGTGGCCGCCGGCCTGGGTGCCTTGGTATTTTTGTTACTCCGGCTCAGCCCAAAAATAAAAATTGGCTTGGCAATAACGGGATTGGTTATCCTGACCGTCGTCGGCTGGCAGTGGTATCAGCGTCTCCCCGCCCCCGGCCCGGGAGTGACTGATTCCGAGGCCATCCGAAAACCCGTCTGGGAAGGCGCCGTCAAAGTCTGGGAAAGGTATCCGGTTTTTGGTTCCGGCGTGGAAACTTTCGCTTATTCTTTTTATAAAGACCGGCCCGTGTCCAAAAACCTGGACTCCGAATGGGACTTTCTTTATAACAAAGCCCACAATGAGTATCTTAATCTGCTAGCCACGACCGGCAGCGTGGGGATGCTTGCCTATTTGCTTATCATCGGGAGTTTTGCGGTTTGGATATTTAAAACAATGAAGCAATCCAACAATGTCATGATTATCGCCGCACTGGCCGCTGCTTGGGTCACAATTTTAGTAACTAATTTCTTTGGTTTCTCTGTCGTGGTCATCGGATTGTACTTTTTCCTAATCCCGGCTTTCGCGCTGATACTTCAAGAAGAACAATTTAACAATATAGCCATGAAACAACCGTCGCCGGGAGTCGGTTCCTGGCTAGCCGTCGGAACGATCAGTTTTGTGGGCCTCCTGTTAGAGCTGTCTCTTTGGAATATGTGGACCGCCGACAAAGCCTATGCCCTGGGCAAAAACCTTGACCAGGTTAACGATTATGTTCAGGCATACCCCCAGCTGCAGGCAGCGGTGACCGCCAACCCTGACGAACCCACTTTCCGTGACGAACTGGCTTACAACCAGGCGGTTTTGGCCTCGGCTTTGTTTACCCAAATTAATTCCGCCACTAATTCCGCTATCGCCTCGCTTTCCGCACAGGAAAAGTTTTCACTTCAAAGTCCTCAGCTTGGCGCTTCAGTCAATGATTTAATTAACGAAGCCATTACCAATTCCGACCAGACAATCGCTACTTCTCCCGATTCCCTGCCGTTTTGGAAAGACCGGACAAAGATGTTCTACGCTCTTTCGACAATTGACCAAAAATATTTCCAGCCGGCGCTCGACTCTCTTAAAACAGCCACAGAGTTAGCCCCCACCGATGCCAAAGTCTGGTACAATTACGGAATGCTTTTGGGGCGCACCGGCAACCTTTCCGCCGGGATTAAAGTTTTGGAAAATACGATCAGTCTGAAACCGGACTACCGCGACGCGTATTACACTTTGGGACTGCTCTACGCCCAAGCCGGTGATAAAACCCACGCCAAAGCCGAGATGGAATATATTATTAATCATATCGGCGCCGATCAGGAGGCCATAAAATGGCTCTCGGAAAACCCATGA